In the genome of Aequorivita sp. H23M31, the window TGGCCGTTAGTCAGAAGTTAAAAAATACACTCAAAAAATTAGATGGTAGAATTAAAATTGTAACTTTGATACTATGGAGGTAAGTTTAGAAAATAAAAAAATCGAATTAATTCAATGGTTGTCAACATTGAACGATAAGACTTTGATTGACAAATTAATGAAATTAAGAGAAAAAGAAAAAACCGATTGGTGGAACGAAATTTCAGCAAAAGAAAAAGAATCTATTGAAAAAGGGATTCAAGATGCTGATAACGGAAAATTGACATCCCACTCAAAGGTGAAAGAAATTTATGAAAAGTGGTTATAAGATACTATGGACTGACCACGCAATTTCTGAACTAAAGGAAACTATTGAATACCTCGAAAACAACTGGACTGAAAAGGAAATAAGAAAGTTTGCTGCAAAATTAGACCACACAGTAGAGTTGATCTCAAAAATACCTGAAATTTTCCCTGAGTCATTTGAGAAAAGAACATCCGAAAAGCTGTCGTTGAAAAGCATAACAATCTTTATTATCGAATTAATAAAAATTCAATTGAGATTGTTTCATTATTTTCAAACAGAAAGAAAACCGTTGCACAATAACTAAGCATTCGTGTCGGAACGACTCAACATGAATGCAGTGTTGACTGAACCGGTGTTTGTCGGTCAGCACTATGGGGAATGGTCTAGTTTGGGTTGGGGTATTAGGGGTTGCGTTCTCCTGTTTTTGGAGTAATAGTCTCTCTTACTTCTTTGGAATTTAAAGAACTTGGTGTATTTAATGCGCACTATTCTTGGTTTTTCGGTATTTTCAATGTTTTTCTTCAGTTTTAGCCATAGGGGTCCCGTTACGTCGGGATTCACGTTTTTTATATAGGTCTGTTTAACTGTTTTTTGATTTGCTCTTGCCAGTGTTGTGGTGGCCCACGGGCAGTGAAGGTCGCAATGGTAACAAGCTTTCCTTTCTTACAGACCGGACACTTGCGGTGCAAGAAAGGAAACGTTCAATAGATCTGCCTCCCTTGCCCGGATCCATTCCTCCTTTTTGTGTCCCTGGCACTTGGGACAATGGCGGTTTCTGCAACTGTTGTAGCTAAGGTGGAGCTTATGGCAGGCAGGATTGTCGCAGCGGTCTATGTGGCCACCAAGGGTCGCGGTGCGGCACTTGCGAAGGGCGTGCAGGGTGCGTGCCTGCCAACTGTTGGCATAAAGATCGGCAAGGTGCTCCCCTGTTGCGCTCCAATACGTGCGCTACTTCATGATCGGGACAGGACATCCCTATTGGCCATAGAGCCTGTCCAGCGGACTGAACGGCTTTTGTCTTCCCGATTGTGCCATTCCGATAGAGATCGGGACAGGCTATGAAGGTAGATAAGCGTAGTCTGGATATCCGCATGCCCCAAGAGATCCTTTACGCTCATAATGTCCAGGCCCATTTCCAAGAGATAGGTGGCATAAGTGTGGCGCAGGATATGGGCGGTGATCTCCTTTGGGATCCCGCTTTGCTTGCGGGCCTCACGTACGATCCATTGTATTTCCTGTGAGGAAAGCTGTGCAGGACTGCCTGTTTTATCATTCTGACTAACGTTTTTTAACTTTTTGATAATCAGTAGATTGAAAATCGATTATTTCCCTTTCTTTTGACTTCAGATTTTGCTAAACGTTAGCCTGAGGAGTCAATGCTTTTGGAATATCTTGGATTGCCGGTAAAGCACCAGGTAGTGGGGTTTTCCGCCAAGAAGTACTTCCTTAGACCACGGATCTGCATCTCGGACAGGGGAACATACCGGTCCTTGCGGCCTTTGCCCTGGCGCACGTGCACCATCTTCCGGTCAAAGTCCAGGTCCCTGCACTGTAGGTTGCGGAGTCCAAAATTGCGAAGTCCACAACCATAGAGCATCGCAAGTACCAATCGGTGCTTGAGCAGTTTAGGGGTCTTCAGCAGTTGTTTTATCTCCCTTTGGTTCAACACAACGTGGAGTTTCTTGACACGTTCAATGCTCGGGAGCACCACGTGCATCTCTTTCATCCCGAAGATGCGGTAGGCATAGCGGAGCCATAAACGGTGTGCTTGAAAAGAATGTCCGAGGGTGATTTGTGCTGGGACTTTAAAACGTGCAGATAGTCCAGCACCTGTTCCTCATCGAGGTCAAGTGGGCTACAGTTGAAGTGGAGTGCGATGTGCGCCATGCAACGGGCATAGTTGGTAAGGGTGCTCTGGCTTTTCCCGGCGAGCTCGACGGAACGCTTTAGTTTTTGGTAGAGTGTGGCAAATTCCGGAACTGAAATACAGGCCCTTTGGATAAGGGTGTCATTTTTTTTTATAATATTGAGTATTAGATTAAATCCTATCCTAAAGGTGGTGAATCCTGATATTATTGTCCCGTGAAGCTACCTTTAGGTTTAGTTCAACATTAGCTATAAGCAATGCGGGATAAGTGCAAAACGCGAAAGCAGTTGTATATTTACGAAGTCGCCAAAACTTTTTGGGGATTTGAATTATAAAAAATTAAAGAACAAAAGTTTTGGCTTATTGCGAGCCCGAAAATGATTGCATTTTTGCCCCGCACTGCTCATAGCCGAGACGTTACAAACAATTAAAAACAAAAACTAACAGTGAAAAAAATTACTTTTATTATTGGATTAACATTATTGGCAACCAATATCTTCGGCCAAAATACTTCCACAGAATATGGTTTAAAAGCTGGAATAAATTACTCAAAATATACTCCAAATATTGAGATTAAGGGAATTGACATCGTGGATTTTAATGGCAAGTTCGGCTTTTATTTAGGTGGTTTTGTCAATTTTGGCTTTTCTGACATTATAAAATTACAACCAGAATTAATTTTTGCTATACAGGGCACTAACACATCACAAGAAATTGAAATAAGGTTTTCTCCCCACCAAGAACCCGTCTTCGGAGAATTAAAAACAAGAATTACGGAATCAACTATTTCGATTCCAATTATGTTACAAATATATCCAACGAAAAATTTTTATATTGAGATTGGACCACAACTTGGATATATCGTGAGCACGAAAGAAAAAGTTACGGATAACCCATTTCCGGAATTCGAAAGCCCTTTCGGAGCTAGTGAAGATTGTCCGAATTGTGATAAATTTGATTTGGGTGCATCTTTAGGAATTGGTTACAATTTTACAAGACTAATTGGAATAAACGCCAGATATTATGCTGGTCTAATTGAAAGAAATAAGACTATAAAATCATCAGTTATAAATTTAGGTATTAATTACAAATTGTAGAAAAACTGTTTGTAGCACTGTATAAAAAAAATAGGACGGTAAGTGCCAAACCCAATGTTCCAGGTGTATTTGCGAGGTCGCCAAATTTTTAAATTTGGCTCATTAAGAAAAATTATTAGTAAAAATTTAAAAATTTGGCTTGTGTTTAACCGAAAAGCAATTGCATATTTACAGCCCTACTTCTTTAATTCCAAACCTCAGACTGCGCAACAATCCCTCATTTTGACAACTTTGTTGATACAGCCTGCATCTTGGTCTAATTGGCTTTATTTTCATAATTCGGATTTTGTAAGATGTTTCAACCGGGACCAACCCATAAATATAGTTATACCGAATCCTTTAACTAACGATATAATAAAAACAAAAAATTAAATAAGACATTCAATGTTTACAATAGAACAAATTGATTTGGTACACAGTAAAGTTAAATCGGGTGCTGATTTTCCTCAATATATCCAGGAGATCAAAGAATTGGGTGTAATGGCATTTGAAACTTGGGTTGCAGATAGTCACACGCTATATTTTGGAAAGGATAATTTTCGGATCGAATCAAGTCCACAGTATGAAGAATTGAAAATATCGGATATTACTGACAAAGAAAAATTTGAAAAATACTTGAAAATACATCAAAAGGGAGAAACAGACTATTTCACTTTCTGTAAACATTGCTCTGAGACAGGGATTGAGAAGTGGATTGTGGACCTTGAAAAAATGACTTGTATTTATTATGATAAGGACGAGAATGAAATCTTAATTGAAAAGGTGCCAACCCCATAAACAGAGATCCCAGTCCGCAGAATGAGTTATGTCACGATTTTTTTTGATTGAAAATCCCGATTAATTTAGGGTACAACTTTTTTCTGGTCGTAAAATTAAGATCCAACTTTATCGAGTAACTTTAGTAGTATTGAAAGATGAAAATAAATATTCAATGTTCAATAATCAATAATCAATAATCAATAATCAATAATCAATAAAAAATAAACAGTAAACAATAATAATAAATAATAACCCTCTACCAACTTCTTCCTCCTCCACGTCCCGCGCCGCCACCTGAAAAACCGCCTCCGCTGCGTGAGAATCCGCTGCTGCTGCTTCGTCCCGATGAACTTGATCTGGAAGAGCTATTACGACGGGGAGCCATAGTGGATATTGAAATCCTGTTGCCATATGCAGTTGCGAAACTGCTGGTCGAAAATCTGGATCCGGAACTGCTTTTATACCAATCGGGTGCGTGCTGAATGAGATTATCAAATTTTGCCGACCATTCTTTTAAGAAATTGAACGCTACCGCATAGGGCATTGTTTTTTCAAAATAATAGGGATCCTCTTTTAATAACATTTTTATACGGTCAACCTCTGCAATTTTAATAAATTGATAAAACCCTAAAAGTTCGGGCATTAAAGATTTTCCGAGCTCATTTTTACCCCGCATTCTATTCAGTAAAAAGGCAAAGCCGATTGGAAAGATAAGAAAGAAAAAAATGAAGTTCAACATTAGGAGAGGAATCATTAAAAAGGTTTTAAATTCAAAATAGAAAGTGAAGACAATTGGGAGAAGGGTTATACTGAAAAATGCCCAAAGCCAAGAAAGAACAAGAATGATTATTTTCCACTTAATCAATTTTGATTTTTTGCGAACATAATATCTTTCAGAGTTTCGGGATAATAATCTCTGCGAGGTCATAGCCACACCTCTAAGATTACTGGCCCAAACTTCGTCCTTTCCTTTAAATATGGTTTCAAAAAATATGCGTTCGTAATCAGCAACCGAAGTGGATAGTTCCTTAAGTTTTACCAACTTTAAATCTTTCCGCAATGGTTTTTCGGATGGAGATCTTTCTTCCAACCTGATTATACCGTTGGCGGCCCAATATGGAATTAAAGCGGTAACATCGCGAAAATCGGGTATATCGTCTATCAACATTCCAGCCATAGCAGGATCAAGGCCTTCGGGGGGATAATAACTGGTAACCGCAATTATATTATCACCTCGAATCTGTTTTCTAACATATAGAAATAACCCTATAAAAATCGCTGCCAAAATTCCTATCCATCCATACCTCTTCCAGAGAGGTGGCGACAAATCGACTTTGGGAATTAAGGAAATCGGTATGTTCATTAATACTGTTACGCTCTGTCCCATAGATGAGTGGAAGCCAGACTTGGATTTTGCCGAGAAAATATTTCCAGAGTAAGCATAATCAAATTCAGAAGAAGGATATTCGTTTCCCGAATTTCCTGAATAAACAAAGCAGTTTTCGGTAGAAAGTGAAGCGCCTTCAGGAGCGTGGATCGAAAAATTTATCTGATAAAAATCCGCTTCCCGCTTCCCAATCGGCAGGCTTTATATTCCAATACAATCTAGCGAAATCATCCGTAAAGAAAAGGGCATTCTTTACCCGGTACCGGATTTCATACTTCTTATCAATTACGACATATTTTTCCTTGTCACCAATTTTGATACTTAGGTTTTTGCCTAATCTTTTTCCGAGAAATTCGTTTGTGGTAAATTTTTCTCCAGGAACTTCGATGTTTGAGATGAAGATTTCCCGTCTGGTCACTTTTCCGTCTTCATCGGTAAAATCAAATTTGGTGGTTATATCCCTATAAACCCCGTGCTTGGCCTGGGTAAAATTTAAATCGTATTTTTCAACAACGTCGAAATAGCCTTCAGGGTTCAGATAGATATCCGCCGTGAATTCTCTGACAACAAAGCCCTGTGCAAACCCGCTAATACTCACAGAAAGAAAAAGCACTATTTGAATGATTCTTTCCATAAATAATATCTCCGGACTTTTAATACTCTTTTTAATCATTCATCTCATTTATATTTAAAAACGAATTTTATTAGATATGGCAATTGGGGATGAAATAGTGAAGGTATCTTAAGTGTTAATTACTATGCCTAGATTATCGTCCAAAGGTATTTGGTAATGGACAAGGAATTTAAATATGTACTAATGTACTAAAAAACTGGAATAATTGCGCTAACCGTTTGAATTGCATCATAATACGGTAATAATGATGTACCGCGGTGTTTTGTCTTACAGAAAAATTTGAAAGCTTAATGTTAATTACTTACACTTCAGTTAACTTAAAAGAATAATTATATGCTGAATGACGTAATAGGGTAGAGGATTTTGAGACATAAGGCAAAATCAAATAATTTCACACCAGTTTTCGGTGAAATTTTGTTGCGATTTCTATTCTCCTTGGGTGTTATTTTACTCGATAATACCTTTATCTTTGCTTCTATGATAAAATTGGGAGAACACAATACGCTTACCATCCTTCGAGAAACCGATCCGGGATTATATTTGGGAGATGAGGAAGAAAATGTGGTGTTATTGCCGCATAAATATAAACCAGAAGAATACGAAATTGGTGATCAACTGGAAGTATTTGTCTATCTGGATAATGAGGAACGGCCCATTGCAACTACTTTGGAACCGTTCTTACTTCTCAATACCTTCGGCTATTTACATTGCAGCGCGGTAACGGAATTCGGCGCCTTTATGGACTGGGGTCTGGAAAAACAACTTTTTGTGCCCTTTAAGGAACAGGCCCGCCCAATGAAACAGGGAAGCTGGTATATCGTGCGCTTATATCTGGATGAAAAAACAAACCGACTTGTAGGATCCAGCAAAACAAATCACTTTCTACAAAATAAAGAATTGACAGTTGAACCATTTGAGGAAGTGGAAATTCTCGTTACACATATTACCGAAAAGGGTGCAAACGCTATCGTCAATGGCGTACATACAGGATTGATATATATAGAAGATATTTTTGAGGATATTAGAAGTGGGGATAAGATTAAAGCCTTTGTGAAAAACATACGCGAGGACAATAAAATTGATTTGGTATTGCAAAGGCCCGGCTATCGTAGTATTGAACCGAATGCCAACTATATTAAAGAAGAACTTGAGGCGGCTGGTGGTTTTCTACCACTTCACGATAAAAGCGATCCCGAGACCATAAAAAACCAACTGGGAATGAGCAAAAAAAGTTTTAAAAAGGCCATTGGTACGCTCTACAAGGATAAGCAGATAATCATCAAGGAAGATGGAATAGAACTGAAATAGGATTTATGGAATTCTGCATTTTTTAATTAGAAATCATAAAAAAACCACTCGATTTTGAGTGGTTTTTTCGTATTTAGAATTAGAGATAGTTATTTTATTACTCCTCCGCAGGCAACTCTACCTCCGGCATTACCAGTGGGTTGCGATACAAAGTCGTCAGCATCTTGATGTACGATTACTGCCTTTCCAAGAATATCCTTGTTTTCATCACCGCATCCTATGCACCATTCGTCTGTTGTCATAGTAATGGCTGCATATCCATTCTCATCTGCTTCGAGATTGCCAATATCTCCTTTATGATATCCATCCTTATCTCCCCATTTTCCATGTTTTTGATGGGTTGGGTTCCAATGTCCTCCTGCTGAGGATGCATCCGCAGCACTACAATCTGCTTTTTCATGGAGATGGATGGCGTGGGTTCCAGGCTTTAATCCAGTAAACTTTGCCTCAAGAGTTACCATTCCATTCTTTTCAGAAAAATGGGCTTCTCCCTCTGCTTTGCTATCGCTTTTTGGTTCCAACATAACCGTTACCGTTTTAGGAGCTTGGCTTAGATTATGGTTGGAGGTTGTTTCTACGACCGTATCCTTGGTCTCGTTCAGATCGTCAGATTTTTTGTTGTCCTTGCAACCCACAAATGCAAAAATTAATGTGGCAGTGCATAAAAGTACTAGTTTTTTCATTGGTGTAATTGTTTGATGTTAACGTTGATTTAAGTAATTAAAGATAATATATGAAATTTCAATGCACAAGATTTTATTAAAATCTTAGCATAAGGGCGAGGGGTGTTTAGGGTTTGAGGTTCCAGGTTTTTGGTTTCAGCTTGCAGGTTACTGATTTCCGGCTGAAGGGTTTCTCCTCTTACGCCTAAGCTTCTCCGGGCAAAGGGCTGCAGGTTGCAGGTTTTAAATTCTTTGATTCTTTGTTCTATTATCAAATTTCTCTTTTATTGGTCCAGGTTTCTTCCCACTAAACTATCTTCGGCGGATAAGTGGGGCTTCCTACTAAAGCTTCTGCGGAAAAGTGGTTCTTCCTACTAAAGCTTCTGCGGAAAAGTGGTTCTTTTGTGCCAATTCTTCAATCCATTCTCTTAACCAACACCTGAATATTACTCGTCAGTGTTTTATGAACTGGACATTTACTTCCTATTTCAATAAGACGGTGTTTTTGTTTTTCCGAAAGATTGCCTTCCAACTTAATTCCGACGGAGAAGGAATCGATTTTGGCGGAGGGATCTTCACAATTTTCACAATCGATGACGTGATCTTTGGAATAATCCACGTTTACGGTTACATTTTCAAGCTGCCATTCTTTTCTTCGGGCATACATCTGGATTGTTAATGCTGTACAAGCGGCAAGTCCTCCCGAGACATAATCGTATGGCGTGGGGCCATATTCATTCCCTCCAAACTTTGCCGGTTCATCAGCAATAAGCGAATGTCTACCTAATTTAAGTTGGGTCGTGAACTTTTGATCTCCGTCTAAGCTGGCCGCCACGTGACTATTGCTACGAAGTTCCTTTTCGTCAGGAATCTCAACATAGCGGGATGCCCAACTTGCAATTACCTTCCCTACATATTCCGAATCTTCTCTTTTCGAAAGCATGTGATCGGCCGTGTCGAGAGAAACAAAGCTCTTGGGATGTTTGGCTGCTTTATAAATATCTTCCGCGTTATTGATATTTACTATCTTATCCACAGGAGAATGGAGTATCAAAATCGCTTTGTTAAAACTCCCGACAATTTCTTGCAATGGCTTGTTTTTAAGGTCGTCCAGAAATTGCTTTTTAATAGTAAAATCCATTCCTCCCAAATTAATCTTTGCTTTTCCCTTTTCATTTATCTCGGATGTACTACTTCTCAGAAGATTTGTTAAGTGTGAAGGTTGACTTGGGGAGTTAATAACAGCCACAGCTTTGATGGAAGAAATCTGGGCAGCAGCAAAAATAGCAGCGGCTCCACCCAGAGAATGGCCTATAAGTAGGGTAGGAGCTTGATAATGTTTTTCTAGAAATTGGGACGCTTCTAAAAGATCAGCGACATTTCCTGAGAAGTTGGTATTTTCAAAATCGCCTTCGCTTTCGCCAAGCCCTGTAAAATCAAAGCGAAGAACACCAAAACCCTCTGCAATAAGAGCACGGCCGATATTTTTGATAGCGGTTAAATTTTTAGTACAAGTAAAACAATGGGCAAAAACTATAAGGTTGTGTGGTTTTCGATTTATGGGAAGTTCCAATCGCCCGGCAAGTTTTTCTTCGTTTTTATTTTTAAAAGTTACCTTCTCAATTTTCATAAGTGTTGTTCTTTTTTATGCAATTCCAAATAGGCCTGAGGAACCGCGATTGTGAGGCTCTCTTTTTCAATAAGGACTTCGGCAGATTCTATTTCACCCATAAATTCCCCATCAATTTGAAAAGGAACTTTTGCTTTGTTCTTTATCGTAGCTTTATCAGTGGAAATAACGCTGACAAAATCGGGCGACATTTCGGGCTTTTCTTGTGCGGTCTTTAATATTTCGATGAAATCTAGATTCTTAAAAACCAATATTTCAAATTTCCCATCATTTATTTTTCCGTCGGGATTAATGTTAGCACCTGTTCCGAATTTGTTCGCATTTGCTATCGCAAGTAAGATACCTGTTTTCTTTTCAATTCCCTGTGCGGTTTCAATTTCGAATTCAAAGGGATAATCGCTATTAAAAATTGTAGGAATGGATTGTAAAAAATAACCCAGTTTTCCCCGAATGCCAGAATTCTCATAATTTTTAACCAGCTCTGCATTTATTCCTAAATCGGCAATGTGAAGACAGAGTTTGTTATTTATAAAAATGATATCCATTTTCATAATATTATCCGATAAGGCGACATCAATTTGTTGTGGAACTTCTGTTGGCAGGCCTATATTCACAGCCATGCCATTGGCCGATCCTGCAGGAATAATCCCAAGACATATTTCTTTTTGATGTATGCATTGGGCCACCAATGAAACGGTGCCATCTCCACCAATAACCAAAACCCTGTAGGGATTATCTTCGTTAATTATTCGGTCTATTGCGGCTTTATCACCTTCACCGGTAGTTTTGTAAACCTCCAGAGAGAAATTTCTGCTTTTTATTTCAGAACAGACCAATTCTATAATATTATCCTTATCATTATCTCCCGCGATAGGATTTACCACTACTAGAATTACATTTTCCGATTTCATTAGTAAAATTTGAAATTAAAATTAAGTAATTTGGAAAGCATAAATCGTTAATGAACTCTCAATTGGTTAAACTCGATCTCAAATTATACCGTGGCTATGTTAATAAGGAGGAGTTGGTTGTTTTTGGTCATGTGTTCAAATCTTGGTCGCCAGATCATTATAGAATGGATAGGCGCGGCATACGGCATGCCGTCTCTATTATCCATATGTTTCGAATAAAACCGCAGAAGAATGTGGCAGTGACCTTGAAATTCAAAAATTTAGAGGTAACCACTAAAACTCTCGATGATGGTTATTTCCGTTTTACCATTCCTTATGAAGAAAATCTTGAATCCGGTTGGCATCCCTTTCAGGTAATTTGTAAAGTTTATGATTTTGGCATAGTGGAATGTTCAGAGCTTTTAAAGCCTTATGAGAGTAAAGTAGGTGTGATTTCAGATATCGATGATACTTTTTTGGTCTCGCACAGTAATAATTTCTTTAAGAAACTGTACGTGCTCTTGCTGAAAAATATAAATAAGAGGAAGGTTTTTGAGGATGTGGTGCCGCATTATCAAAGTTTAAGTCGGGCAGGGCAGGAGAGTGAGGAAGCCTCAAATTCATTCTTTTATGTCTCTAGCAGTGAATGGAATTTGTATGAATTTATAGATTCTTTTATTCGAATCCACGAACTTCCAAAGGGTGTTCTCAAGTTGAAAAAGATAAAGACTGGAATTTCAGATTTCCTATTTACAGGTCGGGGCAGCCACGATCATAAATTTGAAAAAATAAAGGATATTATAGGCTTTTATCCGCGTTTGAATTATGTATTATTGGGTGATGATTCACAAAAGGATCCTTATTTATATGAAAGGGTAGTCAAAATATTCCCCCAAAATATTAAGGCGATTTATATTCGCCAGACGGGCCACGGAAGGAAAAAGAAGGTTGAAAATGTTCTAAGGAATATAGAATCGATGAACGTGGCAGTTTGTTATTTTAAAAGTAGCAGTGAGGCAATTGCCCATTCCGAAAGAATTGGGATTACATAAAACAAAGAAACCGACACAAAGAGGGCTTTTTATAATCTTTACAGCATTTAATATTAGTGTTAATTTTGCTGGTTAAGATTGAAATAAAAAATCCAGTTTAGGTCGGCTTCTCCTTTCAATTACTATTCTCTCTTCCTATATCTATCCTTGTCAAATTCTTCTCTTTCATAAAAGGAATCATCTTCATAAATAGTATCCGGCGGAATATTATCGCGATGATATGAATCAAACACCGCTCTTTCATATTCTCGGTTCACTGGATAATTGGCATTAAACCTTTTGGTTCCTGCAAAGGTTCTGTGATTTATCGCTTGGGCGTGTACAACTTTGTTATCAGTATCAATACTCACCATACCTATGGGAACGATTACGTGGTTTTCTCCATCTTTATTTATGAATTCACGTATTTCCGCATGTGTAGGTCTGGCATAGGGATCGTGGTTTAAATCGATAACGGAATGGTCTACTTCTACGTCTAGATAAACAACGCGCCTTGCTGCTTTATTTACCAAGAGATTGTCAACCTTTCCTATTACCCGGTTATCGGCATCCCGAACCGTCCAACTACGTACATCCGGATCATCATCAGCTACTTTATAATCGGATAGCTCATCAAGTTTATATAAATGTTTTTCTTCTTTTTCCATAATTTAATTTTTTATCGGTTATCTGTATTATCGTTCATATTTTGTAAAAGCCTAGCGGACTTGTCAAAGAAGGCGTCTATGCTGGCTGTCTGTGTATCCAGGGTTTTGGTTCCATCAATTCCAGAAGCAGCTGTTTGTACTTCTTTATAATTATCTGATAGATTGTCATTAACTTTTTCCTGAATTGTTTTCAACGCTTTGGAAATTTCATCCGCTGCTTTTTTGGCGTTGTCTGCTTTCGTATTGGTATCCGGATCATTAGTAAGATTTTCAGCGCTGTTCATTGCCGCAGAGATGTTGTTAGTTACATCTACCGAGTCAATTTCGGCTTGTCGCTTTACCGCGGTAATTAATTTAAAGAATGCGGTTCGATAAAAACCTCTATCGGAGTCTCTAGTGTCAAGATTATCTACATATCTGAAATAATCGGCAAATGCTTCTTCATTTCGAACGGTACCATAAGTTCCCGTATAAAGTGTAGTTTCCTCCATTCGATTGGTGTCTTGATAAGGTTCGTTCACCTGCGAAATGGTATCGCGCACTATTACGTCATCGGTACGATCAAGGTTCGCATCATTTCGGTACCAAAAGAAATAAACAATCAGAAGAATGATTACTACCAACAAGACCCATGGCCAGATTGGTTTTTTCTTTTCAATTTTAATTTCTGCCATAATTTTTGTTTTTAAGGTTGATTATTTTGTTAGCAATAAAATTAAATAACTCATTTTAGAAATCTGCCCAAGGTATTGTTAATGAATCAGTTAAAAAATTATTAAAAAATAAACCCGAAATTTTGACTAGCGGTCTGGATTTGGTATTAGTTTAACGTTTGTACTTTTATTCTAAACAGAGATTGTATTAATTTTAAAAAATGGATCAAAAAACAATTAATAGCGGATTCGTATTTACCAAACACATTGCTGAGGAACAATCTCCTTTTGAGCGTCTCTTCGATATTTTTCAAGAACTGATAACCCATACTTCTGGAGATTTTGAAGAGGCTATGGATTGGCTGAAACAATTGGATGAGGAATATAATTTGACTACTGAAGATTATACACTCGATGATTTTGTGGAGGATCTGAAAAAGAAGGGTTATTTGCGGGAAGAAATTGACCCCGATGGAAAAAATGGACTGGTCATTACTGAAAAAACCGAAAGGGCACTTCGGAAAAAGGCATTGGAACAAATTTTTGGAAAATTGCGAAAAAGTGGTGCCGGAAATCACCGAACAAAATATACGGGGATTGGAGATGAACGGGCGGGGGAATTTAGAAATTTCCGTTTTGGAGATTCTCTGGACAAAATTTCAATGACCGAAAGCCTTAAAAACGCACAGATAAATCACGGAATTGGAGATTTTATCCTTTCTGAGAACGACCTGGTGGTTGAGGAAACCATGTATAAAACCCAGATGAGTACTGTCCTGATGATAGATATCAGTCATAGTATGATTCTTTATGGTGAAGATAGGATAACCCCTGCCAAGAAAGTTGCAATGGCTCTTTCCGAATTTATCTCCACTCGCTATCCCAAAGATACCTTGGATATTCTTGTCTTTGGAAATGATGCTTGGCCAATACAAATAAAGGATTTGCCTTATTTAAAAGTTGG includes:
- a CDS encoding tyrosine-type recombinase/integrase, which produces MFNLLIIKKLKNVSQNDKTGSPAQLSSQEIQWIVREARKQSGIPKEITAHILRHTYATYLLEMGLDIMSVKDLLGHADIQTTLIYLHSLSRSLSEWHNREDKSRSVRWTGSMANRDVLSRS
- a CDS encoding phage integrase N-terminal SAM-like domain-containing protein, translated to MISGFTTFRIGFNLILNIIKKNDTLIQRACISVPEFATLYQKLKRSVELAGKSQSTLTNYARCMAHIALHFNCSPLDLDEEQVLDYLHVLKSQHKSPSDILFKHTVYGSAMPTASSG
- a CDS encoding DUF1398 domain-containing protein — translated: MFTIEQIDLVHSKVKSGADFPQYIQEIKELGVMAFETWVADSHTLYFGKDNFRIESSPQYEELKISDITDKEKFEKYLKIHQKGETDYFTFCKHCSETGIEKWIVDLEKMTCIYYDKDENEILIEKVPTP
- a CDS encoding DUF2207 family protein, giving the protein MNIPISLIPKVDLSPPLWKRYGWIGILAAIFIGLFLYVRKQIRGDNIIAVTSYYPPEGLDPAMAGMLIDDIPDFRDVTALIPYWAANGIIRLEERSPSEKPLRKDLKLVKLKELSTSVADYERIFFETIFKGKDEVWASNLRGVAMTSQRLLSRNSERYYVRKKSKLIKWKIIILVLSWLWAFFSITLLPIVFTFYFEFKTFLMIPLLMLNFIFFFLIFPIGFAFLLNRMRGKNELGKSLMPELLGFYQFIKIAEVDRIKMLLKEDPYYFEKTMPYAVAFNFLKEWSAKFDNLIQHAPDWYKSSSGSRFSTSSFATAYGNRISISTMAPRRNSSSRSSSSGRSSSSGFSRSGGGFSGGGAGRGGGRSW
- a CDS encoding porin family protein, producing MKKITFIIGLTLLATNIFGQNTSTEYGLKAGINYSKYTPNIEIKGIDIVDFNGKFGFYLGGFVNFGFSDIIKLQPELIFAIQGTNTSQEIEIRFSPHQEPVFGELKTRITESTISIPIMLQIYPTKNFYIEIGPQLGYIVSTKEKVTDNPFPEFESPFGASEDCPNCDKFDLGASLGIGYNFTRLIGINARYYAGLIERNKTIKSSVINLGINYKL
- a CDS encoding CvfB family protein, with the protein product MIKLGEHNTLTILRETDPGLYLGDEEENVVLLPHKYKPEEYEIGDQLEVFVYLDNEERPIATTLEPFLLLNTFGYLHCSAVTEFGAFMDWGLEKQLFVPFKEQARPMKQGSWYIVRLYLDEKTNRLVGSSKTNHFLQNKELTVEPFEEVEILVTHITEKGANAIVNGVHTGLIYIEDIFEDIRSGDKIKAFVKNIREDNKIDLVLQRPGYRSIEPNANYIKEELEAAGGFLPLHDKSDPETIKNQLGMSKKSFKKAIGTLYKDKQIIIKEDGIELK
- a CDS encoding DUF2207 domain-containing protein, with amino-acid sequence MIKKSIKSPEILFMERIIQIVLFLSVSISGFAQGFVVREFTADIYLNPEGYFDVVEKYDLNFTQAKHGVYRDITTKFDFTDEDGKVTRREIFISNIEVPGEKFTTNEFLGKRLGKNLSIKIGDKEKYVVIDKKYEIRYRVKNALFFTDDFARLYWNIKPADWEAGSGFLSDKFFDPRS
- a CDS encoding tyrosine-type recombinase/integrase, producing MKEMHVVLPSIERVKKLHVVLNQREIKQLLKTPKLLKHRLVLAMLYGCGLRNFGLRNLQCRDLDFDRKMVHVRQGKGRKDRYVPLSEMQIRGLRKYFLAENPTTWCFTGNPRYSKSIDSSG
- a CDS encoding superoxide dismutase family protein, whose translation is MKKLVLLCTATLIFAFVGCKDNKKSDDLNETKDTVVETTSNHNLSQAPKTVTVMLEPKSDSKAEGEAHFSEKNGMVTLEAKFTGLKPGTHAIHLHEKADCSAADASSAGGHWNPTHQKHGKWGDKDGYHKGDIGNLEADENGYAAITMTTDEWCIGCGDENKDILGKAVIVHQDADDFVSQPTGNAGGRVACGGVIK